From one Dermacentor silvarum isolate Dsil-2018 chromosome 3, BIME_Dsil_1.4, whole genome shotgun sequence genomic stretch:
- the LOC119444862 gene encoding cuticle protein LPCP-23-like — MGPLGNHAELKGVQLGSAKFRAYVLFALATSAFAGYVGGGHGVSQGLGHGLGYGLGYGLSSYGLSHGIGYSDLTGYGLGYGYGYAPSVARTLSTYQAAPAVATYAAAPSVTKVATAYQAAPAVATYAAAPVATYSAAPSVAKVQTYAAAPVATYAASPAVTRVATYARAPVATYAAAPAISKVATYSTAPAVTRVATYARAPVATYAAAPAVSKVATYSAAPVATYAAAPVATYAAAPAVSKVATYSAAPVATYAAAPVATYAAAPAVSKVATYSAAPVATYAAAPVATYAAAPAVSKVATYSAAPVATYAAAPAVATVSHGTPAFATYAAAPAVATVAHAAPAVATYAAPALAAYHAVPAYYSYGVGNLGYGAGHYGYGHGLLGYGLNYGYGLGTPYHYGVLLRRKWALRKETG, encoded by the exons ATGGGGCCGCTTGGCAACCATGCAGAGCTCAAGGGGGTGCAGCTTGGCAGTGCAAAg TTCCGTGCCTACGTCCTCTTTGCCCTTGCCACCAGTGCCTTTGCTGGCTACGTGGGTGGCGGCCACGGGGTCAGCCAAGGGCTCGGCCATGGCCTTGGCTACGGCCTTGGTTACGGTCTGTCTAGTTACGGCCTATCCCATGGCATTGGCTACTCTGACCTGACTGGCTACGGCCTTGGTTACGGTTATGGCTACGCCCCATCGGTGGCCCGCACTCTGTCCACCTACCAAGCCGCCCCAGCGGTTGCCACATACGCTGCTGCCCCATCTGTGACTAAGGTCGCCACCGCATACCAAGCCGCCCCAGCAGTCGCTACCTACGCCGCTGCTCCAGTTGCCACCTATTCTGCTGCCCCATCAGTCGCCAAGGTTCAAACCTATGCTGCTGCCCCAGTCGCCACCTATGCCGCTTCCCCAGCTGTTACCAGGGTAGCCACCTATGCTCGTGCCCCAGTGGCCACATACGCTGCTGCTCCGGCCATCAGCAAAGTTGCCACCTATTCCACTGCCCCTGCTGTGACCAGGGTTGCCACTTATGCTCGTGCCCCAGTCGCCACTTACGCTGCTGCCCCAGCTGTCTCCAAGGTTGCGACTTATTCTGCTGCTCCGGTTGCCACCTACGCTGCTGCCCCTGTCGCCACGTACGCTGCTGCTCCAGCTGTCTCCAAGGTTGCGACTTATTCTGCTGCTCCGGTTGCCACCTACGCTGCTGCCCCTGTCGCCACGTACGCTGCTGCTCCAGCTGTCTCCAAGGTTGCGACTTATTCTGCTGCTCCGGTCGCCACCTACGCTGCTGCCCCTGTCGCCACGTACGCTGCTGCTCCAGCTGTCTCCAAGGTTGCGACTTATTCTGCTGCTCCAGTTGCCACCTACGCTGCCGCCCCAGCTGTGGCCACTGTTTCCCACGGAACTCCAGCTTTCGCCACCTACGCTGCTGCCCCAGCAGTCGCCACTGTTGCTCACGCTGCTCCAGCAGTTGCCACTTACGCTGCCCCAGCTCTCGCTGCCTACCATGCGGTTCCAGCCTATTACAGCTATGGCGTCGGCAATCTCGGATACGGTGCCGGGCACTACGGCTACGGCCATGGTCTCCTTGGCTACGGCCTGAACTATGGGTACGGTCTTGGCACCCCCTACCATTATGGTGTCCTTCTCCGCAGGAAgt